A part of Nocardioides sp. WS12 genomic DNA contains:
- a CDS encoding DUF4350 domain-containing protein, with protein sequence MKRRPPGWVVFAAALALALGVAVWTTSDSELHPAPLDPRNPSPIGAQALAEVLADEGVEVDIVRSADALDDARIDESTTVVVTNTGAMSPSVLERARADAAPGTLILVEPSYALLQEIDEDIDTLTVTDAQVRADCSSAVDGLTLEVDELVSFTTGEGQGCFDAGPGVALLEVDDADLVLFGAGNALSNDEVTRGDNAAVALRLLGSNDRLIWYVADHADASSDEAVTLGSLIPRWIGPGIWLGALAVMALMFWRFRRLGPLSTEPLPVVVRAVETAHSRGRMYRRSGDRGHVARALRRAARADLAVRLGLDRRTPPGAVIEATALHLDTRVENINALLNDDQFPPATDHDLVGLAQALTRLRREVRRG encoded by the coding sequence ATGAAGCGTCGTCCCCCGGGCTGGGTCGTCTTCGCCGCCGCGCTGGCGCTCGCTCTCGGGGTGGCCGTGTGGACGACCAGTGACTCCGAACTCCATCCTGCCCCGCTCGACCCGCGCAACCCCTCGCCCATCGGCGCCCAAGCGCTCGCCGAGGTGCTGGCGGATGAGGGCGTCGAGGTCGACATCGTGCGCTCGGCCGACGCACTCGACGACGCCCGCATCGACGAGTCCACGACGGTGGTCGTCACCAACACGGGCGCCATGTCGCCGAGCGTCCTCGAACGCGCGCGTGCGGATGCCGCACCGGGCACCCTGATCCTCGTCGAACCCAGCTACGCCCTGCTCCAGGAGATCGACGAGGACATCGACACGCTGACCGTCACCGACGCCCAGGTGCGGGCCGACTGCTCCAGCGCGGTCGACGGCCTCACCCTGGAGGTCGACGAGCTGGTCAGTTTCACCACGGGCGAGGGGCAGGGCTGCTTCGACGCCGGGCCGGGAGTCGCGCTGCTGGAGGTGGACGACGCCGACCTCGTCCTCTTCGGTGCGGGGAACGCACTCAGCAACGACGAGGTGACCCGCGGCGACAACGCTGCCGTCGCCCTTCGGCTCCTGGGGAGCAACGACCGGCTGATCTGGTACGTCGCTGACCACGCCGATGCATCCTCCGACGAAGCGGTCACACTCGGCTCGCTGATCCCCCGCTGGATCGGTCCGGGCATCTGGCTCGGTGCCCTGGCGGTGATGGCACTGATGTTCTGGCGCTTCCGTCGGCTCGGCCCGCTGTCGACCGAACCGCTGCCCGTGGTGGTGCGCGCGGTCGAGACCGCACACAGCCGGGGCCGGATGTACCGCCGCAGCGGCGACCGTGGCCACGTGGCGCGTGCCCTGCGCCGTGCGGCACGCGCCGACCTTGCCGTACGGCTCGGCCTCGACCGACGCACGCCGCCGGGCGCCGTGATCGAGGCGACCGCCCTGCACCTCGACACCCGTGTCGAAAACATCAACGCCCTGCTGAACGATGACCAGTTCCCCCCTGCGACCGACCACGACCTGGTCGGGCTCGCCCAGGCGCTCACCCGATTGAGAAGAGAGGTACGACGCGGATGA
- a CDS encoding DUF4129 domain-containing protein: MIAVLVVPLIGRLDPPLDPSGDEARGQLRRELARPEYYDANLLERISNWLDRLIDGSVGAASTSPPLTVAVAILVTLLLATGVILIVSRAQRTARAESVPTGALTDEVITADELRARAEAALRGGDPVAALIDAFRATAVRQIERGRIDDVPQATAHELAGALAATFPEHGPAVRRGADLFDQVLYGDRPATVEQARDLLALDDALAGRAARR; the protein is encoded by the coding sequence ATGATCGCTGTGCTCGTGGTGCCGCTGATCGGTCGTCTCGACCCACCGCTCGACCCGAGCGGTGACGAGGCGCGCGGTCAGTTGCGCCGTGAGCTGGCTCGTCCGGAGTACTACGACGCCAATCTGCTGGAGCGGATCAGCAACTGGCTTGACCGGCTGATCGACGGCAGCGTCGGCGCCGCCTCGACCTCGCCGCCGCTGACCGTGGCGGTCGCGATCCTGGTCACGCTGCTGCTCGCGACAGGAGTCATCCTCATCGTCTCCCGCGCTCAACGGACGGCCCGCGCGGAGAGCGTGCCGACGGGCGCGCTGACGGACGAAGTCATCACCGCCGACGAACTGCGCGCCCGCGCCGAGGCGGCTCTCAGGGGCGGCGACCCGGTCGCTGCACTCATCGACGCGTTCCGGGCCACCGCCGTACGCCAGATCGAACGCGGCCGTATCGACGACGTCCCGCAGGCCACCGCCCACGAACTCGCCGGCGCGCTCGCGGCCACGTTCCCCGAACACGGCCCGGCGGTACGGCGCGGGGCCGACCTCTTCGATCAGGTCTTGTACGGCGACCGGCCGGCCACCGTCGAACAGGCGCGTGACCTGCTGGCCCTCGACGACGCCCTCGCCGGACGGGCGGCTCGCCGATGA
- the rpsJ gene encoding 30S ribosomal protein S10, with protein sequence MAGQKIRIRLKAYDHEVIDTSARKIVDTVTRTGAKVAGPVPLPTEKNVFCVIRSPHKYKDSREHFEMRTHKRLIDIIDPTPKTVDSLMRLDLPAGVDIEIKL encoded by the coding sequence ATGGCGGGACAGAAGATCCGCATCAGGCTCAAGGCCTATGACCACGAGGTGATCGACACCTCGGCGCGCAAGATCGTCGACACGGTGACCCGCACGGGTGCCAAGGTCGCCGGCCCGGTGCCGCTGCCGACCGAGAAGAACGTCTTCTGTGTCATTCGGTCGCCGCACAAGTACAAGGACTCGCGCGAGCACTTCGAGATGCGCACGCACAAGCGCCTCATCGACATCATCGACCCCACGCCGAAGACCGTCGACAGCCTCATGCGCCTCGACCTGCCGGCCGGTGTCGACATCGAGATCAAGCTCTGA
- the rplC gene encoding 50S ribosomal protein L3 has translation MTFERNVKGLLGTKLGMTQLWDENNRVVPVTVIAASTNVITQVRQPEPDGYNAIQIGFGEIEGRKVNKPQAGHFAKAGTTPRRHVVEIRTADASEYTVGQELAVDTFEAGQVIDVTGTSKGKGFAGVMKRHGFHGVGASHGAHRNHRKPGSIGACATPGRVFKGMRMAGRMGSDTVTTQNITVHAVDVEKGLVLLKGAVPGPKGGVVVLRTAAKKG, from the coding sequence ATGACATTCGAACGCAACGTGAAGGGTCTGCTGGGCACCAAGCTCGGCATGACCCAGCTGTGGGACGAGAACAACCGCGTCGTCCCGGTGACCGTGATTGCTGCGAGCACCAACGTGATCACCCAGGTCCGTCAGCCCGAGCCGGACGGCTACAACGCCATCCAGATCGGCTTCGGCGAGATCGAAGGCCGCAAGGTCAACAAGCCGCAGGCCGGCCACTTCGCGAAGGCCGGCACCACGCCGCGCCGCCACGTGGTCGAGATCCGCACCGCTGACGCCTCCGAGTACACCGTTGGCCAGGAGCTGGCCGTCGACACGTTCGAGGCCGGCCAGGTCATCGACGTCACCGGCACCAGCAAGGGCAAGGGTTTCGCCGGTGTCATGAAGCGTCACGGCTTCCACGGCGTCGGTGCCTCGCACGGTGCCCACCGCAACCACCGCAAGCCCGGTTCGATCGGCGCGTGCGCCACGCCGGGTCGCGTGTTCAAGGGCATGCGCATGGCTGGTCGCATGGGTAGCGACACGGTCACGACGCAGAACATCACTGTTCACGCCGTCGACGTCGAGAAGGGCCTCGTGCTCCTCAAGGGTGCCGTTCCCGGCCCCAAGGGTGGCGTCGTCGTCCTCCGCACGGCCGCGAAGAAGGGCTGA
- the rplD gene encoding 50S ribosomal protein L4 produces the protein MAKTVSVDFPAEIFDAEVNVPLIHQVVVAQQAAARQGTHSTKRRGEVRGGGRKPYKQKGTGRARQGSTRAPQFAGGGIVHGPHPRDYSQRTPKKMKAAALRGALSDRARNERIHVVDALVTGEKPSTKAALTSLLALTDRRKFLVVLERTDSITWLSLRNAPEVHIVAVDQLNTYDVLASDDIVFSQAAFEAFVSGDKASTKVAPKAEKASKAKAAPVALVDAEAVTAELPTGAKAPLKSGGAPKGYEVKGNSDSGLYHEPDGQWYDATVAEFYFKSAEDAEAAGFKRAGSKEA, from the coding sequence ATGGCCAAGACCGTTTCCGTTGACTTCCCCGCCGAGATCTTCGACGCCGAGGTCAACGTTCCCCTCATCCACCAGGTCGTCGTTGCCCAGCAGGCAGCCGCGCGCCAGGGCACGCACTCGACCAAGCGTCGGGGCGAGGTCCGCGGCGGTGGCCGCAAGCCTTACAAGCAGAAGGGCACCGGCCGCGCCCGTCAGGGCTCGACCCGCGCGCCGCAGTTCGCCGGTGGTGGCATCGTTCACGGACCGCACCCGCGCGACTACAGCCAGCGCACCCCCAAGAAGATGAAGGCCGCCGCCCTGCGCGGAGCCCTCTCTGACCGGGCGCGCAACGAGCGGATCCACGTGGTCGACGCTCTGGTCACCGGCGAGAAGCCGTCGACCAAGGCTGCGCTCACCTCGCTCCTGGCCCTGACGGACCGACGCAAGTTCCTCGTCGTGCTCGAGCGGACCGACAGCATCACCTGGCTCTCGCTGCGCAACGCGCCCGAGGTGCACATCGTGGCTGTCGACCAGCTCAACACCTACGACGTCCTCGCGAGCGACGACATCGTCTTCAGCCAGGCTGCGTTCGAGGCGTTCGTCTCGGGCGACAAGGCGTCGACCAAGGTCGCGCCCAAGGCTGAGAAGGCCTCCAAGGCCAAGGCGGCGCCGGTTGCGCTCGTCGACGCCGAGGCCGTCACCGCCGAGTTGCCCACGGGCGCGAAGGCTCCGCTGAAGAGCGGCGGCGCGCCGAAGGGCTACGAGGTCAAGGGCAACTCCGACTCGGGCCTCTACCACGAGCCCGACGGCCAGTGGTACGACGCCACGGTCGCCGAGTTCTACTTCAAGTCCGCCGAGGACGCCGAGGCCGCTGGCTTCAAGCGTGCCGGTTCGAAGGAGGCCTGA
- the rplW gene encoding 50S ribosomal protein L23 yields the protein MSTLHKDHRDVLIAPVVSEKSYSLLDNNKYTFVVRPDANKTEIKIAVEKIFGVKVTSVNTLNRTGKVRRTKHGLGKRKDTKRAIVSLAEGHRIDIFGGQA from the coding sequence ATGAGCACCCTGCACAAGGACCACCGCGACGTCCTGATCGCGCCGGTCGTGTCCGAGAAGAGCTACAGCCTCCTCGACAACAACAAGTACACGTTCGTCGTGCGCCCTGACGCCAACAAGACCGAGATCAAGATCGCGGTCGAGAAGATCTTCGGCGTCAAGGTCACCTCGGTGAACACCCTCAACCGCACGGGCAAGGTCCGTCGGACCAAGCACGGCCTTGGCAAGCGCAAGGACACCAAGCGCGCCATCGTCAGCCTGGCTGAGGGCCACCGCATCGACATCTTCGGAGGTCAGGCCTGA
- the rplB gene encoding 50S ribosomal protein L2, which produces MAIRKYKPTTPGRRGSSVADFAEITRTTPEKSLTRPLPKKGGRNNQGRITTRHQGGGHKRAYRIIDFRRYDKDGVPAKVAHIEYDPNRTARIALLHYADGEKRYIVAPKDLTQGMRVESGVGADIKPGNNLPLRNIPVGTTIHCVELRPGGGAKMARSAGNSAQLVAREGSRATLRLPSGEMRFVDVRCRATVGEVGNAEQSNINWGKAGRMRWKGKRPTVRGVVMNPVDHPHGGGEGKTSGGRHPVSPWGKPEGRTRKRKASDSQIIRRRKSGKNKR; this is translated from the coding sequence ATGGCTATCCGCAAGTACAAGCCGACTACCCCGGGCCGTCGTGGCTCGTCGGTCGCCGACTTTGCCGAGATCACCCGCACCACGCCGGAGAAGTCGCTCACGCGTCCGCTCCCGAAGAAGGGTGGCCGCAACAACCAGGGACGCATCACCACGCGTCACCAGGGTGGCGGTCACAAGCGGGCCTACCGCATCATCGACTTCCGTCGCTACGACAAGGACGGCGTGCCGGCCAAGGTCGCTCACATCGAGTACGACCCGAACCGGACCGCCCGCATCGCGCTGCTGCACTACGCCGATGGCGAGAAGCGCTACATCGTGGCCCCGAAGGACCTGACCCAGGGCATGCGCGTCGAGTCGGGAGTCGGTGCTGACATCAAGCCCGGCAACAACCTGCCGCTGCGCAACATCCCGGTCGGTACGACGATCCACTGTGTCGAGCTCCGCCCCGGTGGCGGCGCCAAGATGGCCCGCTCCGCTGGTAACAGCGCGCAGCTGGTCGCCCGTGAGGGTTCCCGCGCCACGCTGCGTCTGCCCTCGGGCGAGATGCGGTTCGTCGACGTGCGCTGCCGCGCCACCGTCGGTGAGGTCGGCAACGCCGAGCAGTCCAACATCAACTGGGGCAAGGCCGGCCGTATGCGCTGGAAGGGCAAGCGCCCGACCGTCCGCGGTGTCGTCATGAACCCGGTCGACCACCCGCACGGTGGTGGTGAGGGTAAGACGTCCGGTGGTCGTCACCCTGTCTCCCCGTGGGGCAAGCCCGAGGGCCGTACGCGCAAGCGCAAGGCCAGCGACTCCCAGATCATTCGCCGCCGCAAGTCCGGCAAGAACAAGCGCTGA
- the rpsS gene encoding 30S ribosomal protein S19, whose amino-acid sequence MPRSLKKGPFIDGHLLKKVDAENDKGTHNVIKTWSRRSMIIPSMIGHTIAVHDGRKHVPVFVSDSMVGHKLGEFAPTRTYRGHVKEDRKGRRR is encoded by the coding sequence ATGCCTCGCAGCCTCAAGAAGGGCCCCTTCATCGACGGCCACCTCCTCAAGAAGGTGGACGCCGAGAACGACAAGGGCACTCACAACGTCATCAAGACCTGGTCGCGCCGGTCCATGATCATCCCCTCGATGATCGGCCACACGATCGCGGTCCACGACGGGCGCAAGCACGTTCCGGTCTTCGTGTCTGACTCGATGGTCGGCCACAAGCTGGGCGAGTTCGCCCCGACCCGCACCTACCGCGGACACGTCAAGGAAGACCGAAAGGGGCGCCGTCGATGA
- the rplV gene encoding 50S ribosomal protein L22, protein MSTTERHRTSARRETILGDEPGAYASARYVRVTPMKARRVIDLVRGMPAADALVLLQFAPQSASTTIFKVLQSAVANAETTEGLPTGDLVVSVARVDEGPTMKRWRPRAQGRATRINKRTSHITIAVQPADVVEAKTKKGAKK, encoded by the coding sequence ATGAGCACCACCGAGCGCCACCGCACCAGCGCGCGCCGGGAGACGATCCTGGGCGACGAGCCGGGTGCCTACGCTTCCGCGCGTTACGTCCGGGTCACCCCGATGAAGGCCCGTCGCGTCATCGACCTGGTCCGCGGCATGCCCGCTGCCGACGCCCTGGTTCTGCTGCAGTTCGCACCGCAGTCGGCGTCGACCACGATCTTCAAGGTGCTGCAGAGTGCCGTCGCGAACGCCGAGACCACCGAGGGCCTGCCCACGGGCGACCTGGTCGTCTCCGTGGCACGCGTCGACGAGGGTCCGACGATGAAGCGCTGGCGTCCCCGTGCGCAGGGCCGGGCCACCCGGATCAACAAGCGCACCAGCCACATCACCATCGCGGTTCAGCCCGCCGACGTTGTCGAAGCGAAGACCAAGAAGGGGGCCAAGAAGTAA
- the rpsC gene encoding 30S ribosomal protein S3 → MGQKINPNGFRLGISTDHKSRWYADKLYKAYVGEDVAIRKLLSKGMERAGISKVEIERTRDRVRVDIHTARPGIVIGRRGAEADRIRGELEKLTGKQVQLNILEVKNPEIDAQLVAQGVAEQLSGRVQFRRAMRKAMQTSMRSGAKGIRIQCSGRLNGAEMSRTEFYREGRVPLHTLRADIDYGFYEAKTTFGRIGVKVWIYKGEVAGTRAERQAQAAARAGVPGRGAGRPTRGGERPTRGSRADRPTRSDAPSDAAAAPAAAPEAAAAEPTTGSES, encoded by the coding sequence ATGGGCCAGAAGATCAACCCGAACGGCTTCCGCCTCGGCATCTCCACCGACCACAAGTCGCGTTGGTACGCCGACAAGCTGTACAAGGCGTACGTCGGCGAAGACGTCGCGATCCGCAAGCTGCTCAGCAAGGGCATGGAGCGGGCCGGCATCTCCAAGGTCGAGATCGAGCGCACCCGTGACCGGGTTCGCGTCGACATCCACACCGCGCGTCCCGGCATCGTCATCGGTCGCCGCGGCGCCGAGGCCGACCGGATCCGTGGCGAGCTCGAGAAGCTCACCGGCAAGCAGGTCCAGCTGAACATCCTCGAGGTCAAGAACCCCGAGATCGACGCGCAGCTCGTTGCCCAGGGTGTTGCTGAGCAGCTCTCCGGTCGCGTGCAGTTCCGTCGTGCGATGCGCAAGGCCATGCAGACCTCGATGCGTTCGGGTGCCAAGGGCATCCGGATCCAGTGCTCGGGTCGTCTCAACGGCGCCGAGATGTCGCGCACCGAGTTCTACCGCGAGGGTCGCGTTCCGCTGCACACGCTGCGTGCCGACATCGACTACGGCTTCTACGAGGCCAAGACCACCTTCGGCCGCATCGGCGTGAAGGTCTGGATCTACAAGGGCGAGGTTGCCGGCACCCGTGCCGAGCGCCAGGCCCAGGCTGCTGCTCGCGCCGGTGTTCCCGGTCGCGGCGCTGGCCGTCCCACCCGTGGTGGTGAGCGTCCGACCCGCGGGTCGCGCGCCGACCGCCCGACTCGCTCCGACGCGCCCTCTGACGCCGCTGCCGCCCCGGCCGCTGCTCCTGAGGCGGCTGCTGCGGAGCCGACCACCGGATCGGAGTCCTGA
- the rplP gene encoding 50S ribosomal protein L16 encodes MLMPRRVKHRKQHHPKRRGAAKGGTSLAFGDFGIQAIEGHYVTNRQIESARIAMTRHIKRGGKVWINIYPDRPLTKKPAETRMGSGKGSPEWWVANVKPGRVMFELSGVSEDVAREAMRRAIHKLPMKCRFITREAGEF; translated from the coding sequence ATGTTGATGCCCCGTCGCGTCAAGCACCGCAAGCAGCACCACCCGAAGCGTCGCGGTGCTGCCAAGGGTGGCACGTCGCTCGCGTTCGGTGACTTCGGTATCCAGGCGATTGAAGGTCACTACGTGACCAACCGTCAGATCGAGTCCGCGCGTATTGCGATGACCCGTCACATCAAGCGTGGTGGAAAGGTGTGGATCAACATCTACCCCGACCGCCCGCTGACCAAGAAGCCGGCTGAGACCCGCATGGGTTCCGGTAAGGGCTCGCCCGAGTGGTGGGTCGCCAACGTCAAGCCCGGCCGTGTCATGTTCGAGCTGTCTGGTGTTTCGGAGGATGTCGCCCGTGAGGCGATGCGCCGGGCCATCCACAAGCTGCCCATGAAGTGCCGCTTCATCACGCGAGAGGCTGGTGAGTTCTGA
- the rpmC gene encoding 50S ribosomal protein L29, which yields MAINATAAHELDELNDVDLEAKLREAKEELFNLRFQAATGQLESHGRLRTVKKDIARIYTVVRERELGIRTAPGAEEEN from the coding sequence ATGGCTATCAACGCCACTGCCGCTCACGAACTGGACGAGCTCAACGACGTCGACCTCGAGGCCAAGCTGCGCGAGGCCAAGGAGGAGCTGTTCAACCTGCGATTCCAGGCGGCCACCGGCCAGCTGGAGAGCCACGGACGGCTCCGTACGGTCAAGAAGGACATTGCCCGGATCTACACCGTGGTGCGCGAGCGCGAGCTCGGGATTCGTACCGCTCCGGGTGCCGAGGAGGAGAACTGA
- the rpsQ gene encoding 30S ribosomal protein S17 gives MAEQTETETARNARKTREGLVVSDKMDKTVVVTVEDRVKHALYGKVMRRTSRLKAHDENNEAGIGDRVLIMETRPLSATKRWRVVEILERAK, from the coding sequence ATGGCTGAGCAGACTGAGACCGAGACCGCCCGCAACGCGCGCAAGACCCGCGAGGGCCTCGTGGTCAGCGACAAGATGGACAAGACCGTCGTCGTGACCGTCGAGGACCGCGTGAAGCACGCGCTCTACGGCAAGGTCATGCGTCGTACCAGCCGTCTGAAGGCGCACGACGAGAACAACGAAGCCGGCATCGGCGACCGCGTCCTCATCATGGAAACCCGCCCGCTGTCTGCCACCAAGCGCTGGCGCGTGGTGGAGATCCTCGAGCGCGCGAAGTAA
- the rplN gene encoding 50S ribosomal protein L14 produces the protein MIQQESRLKVADNTGAKEILCIRVLGGSGRRYAGIGDVIVATVKDAIPGGNVKKGDVVKAVIVRTVKERRRADGSYIKFDENAAVILKNDGEPRGTRIFGPVGRELREKKFMKIISLAPEVL, from the coding sequence ATGATTCAGCAGGAGTCGCGACTCAAGGTCGCCGACAACACGGGTGCGAAGGAAATCCTTTGCATCCGGGTGCTTGGCGGCTCCGGTCGTCGCTACGCCGGGATCGGTGACGTCATTGTCGCCACCGTCAAGGACGCCATTCCCGGCGGCAACGTGAAGAAGGGTGACGTCGTCAAGGCGGTCATCGTGCGCACCGTCAAGGAACGCCGTCGTGCCGACGGTTCCTACATCAAGTTTGACGAGAACGCCGCGGTGATCCTCAAGAACGACGGCGAACCCCGTGGAACCCGCATCTTCGGCCCCGTGGGCCGTGAGCTGCGAGAGAAGAAGTTCATGAAGATCATCTCGCTCGCGCCGGAGGTGCTGTGA
- the rplX gene encoding 50S ribosomal protein L24, with translation MGARKKAEQDRKKPNLHVKKGDTVKVIAGKDKGAEGKIIKVIREDHRVIVEGVNRIKKHTKVVDQGGRSGNTGGIITTEAPIHVSNVMLVEGDGVTRTGSKRVEVTKRRPDGSEYASTRSVRISRKTGKEI, from the coding sequence ATGGGTGCCCGTAAGAAGGCTGAGCAGGACCGCAAGAAGCCCAACTTGCATGTCAAGAAGGGCGACACCGTCAAGGTCATCGCCGGCAAGGACAAGGGCGCCGAAGGCAAGATCATCAAGGTGATCCGCGAGGACCACCGTGTGATCGTCGAGGGTGTCAACCGGATCAAGAAGCACACCAAGGTCGTTGACCAGGGTGGGCGTTCGGGCAACACCGGCGGCATCATCACCACCGAGGCCCCCATCCACGTCTCCAACGTGATGCTGGTCGAGGGTGACGGCGTCACCCGCACCGGCAGCAAGCGGGTCGAGGTCACCAAGCGTCGCCCGGACGGTTCGGAGTACGCGTCGACGCGTAGCGTCCGTATCTCCCGCAAGACCGGGAAGGAAATCTGA
- the rplE gene encoding 50S ribosomal protein L5, translating into MSDSTTESTDVAVADKVYPRLKTRYREEILPALRTEFEIANVMQVPGLTKIVVNMGVGEAARDSKLIEGAIRDLTAITGQKPSVTKARKSIAQFKLREGMPIGTHVTLRGDRMWEFLDRLLSLALPRIRDFRGLSPKQFDGRGNYTFGLTEQVMFHEIDQDKVDRQRGMDITIVTTATNDEQGRALLKQLGFPFKEN; encoded by the coding sequence ATGTCTGACTCCACCACTGAGTCCACCGACGTCGCGGTTGCCGACAAGGTTTACCCGCGCCTCAAGACCAGGTACCGCGAGGAGATCCTCCCCGCCCTGCGGACCGAGTTCGAGATCGCCAACGTCATGCAGGTGCCCGGCCTGACCAAGATCGTGGTCAACATGGGTGTCGGCGAGGCTGCTCGCGACTCGAAGCTGATCGAGGGCGCGATCCGCGACCTCACCGCGATCACCGGCCAGAAGCCGTCGGTCACGAAGGCTCGCAAGTCGATCGCCCAGTTCAAGTTGCGTGAGGGCATGCCGATCGGCACGCACGTCACGCTGCGTGGCGACCGCATGTGGGAGTTCCTCGACCGCCTGCTCTCGCTTGCTCTCCCGCGTATCCGCGACTTCCGGGGCCTCTCGCCCAAGCAGTTCGACGGCCGCGGCAACTACACGTTCGGTCTGACCGAGCAGGTCATGTTCCACGAGATCGACCAGGACAAGGTCGACCGTCAGCGGGGCATGGACATCACCATCGTGACCACGGCGACCAACGACGAGCAGGGACGGGCGCTTCTGAAGCAGCTCGGCTTCCCGTTCAAGGAGAACTGA
- a CDS encoding type Z 30S ribosomal protein S14, giving the protein MAKTALKVKAARKPKFAVRGYTRCQRCGRPKSVYRKFGLCRICLREMAHRGELPGVTKSSW; this is encoded by the coding sequence ATGGCGAAGACTGCTCTGAAGGTCAAGGCCGCTCGGAAGCCCAAGTTCGCGGTTCGGGGTTACACCCGCTGCCAGCGCTGCGGCCGCCCGAAGTCCGTCTACCGCAAGTTCGGCCTGTGCCGGATCTGCCTGCGGGAGATGGCCCACCGCGGCGAACTGCCCGGCGTCACCAAGTCGAGCTGGTAA
- the rpsH gene encoding 30S ribosomal protein S8, producing the protein MTMTDPIADMLTRLRNANQAYHDAVTMPYSKLKEGVAEILRQEGYITSFAVADNENGVGKLLTVNLKYGRNRERSIAGVRRISKPGLRVYAKHTGLPKVLGGLGVAIISTSQGLLTDRQANQKGVGGEVLAYVW; encoded by the coding sequence ATGACGATGACTGACCCGATCGCAGACATGCTCACGCGTCTGCGTAACGCCAACCAGGCGTACCACGATGCGGTGACCATGCCGTACAGCAAGCTCAAGGAAGGCGTCGCGGAGATCCTTCGCCAGGAGGGGTACATCACCTCCTTCGCCGTTGCCGACAACGAGAACGGCGTCGGCAAGCTGCTGACCGTCAACCTCAAGTACGGCCGCAACCGCGAGCGCTCGATCGCCGGCGTCCGCCGGATCAGCAAGCCCGGCCTCCGGGTGTACGCCAAGCACACCGGCCTTCCGAAGGTCCTCGGTGGCCTCGGCGTCGCGATCATTTCGACCAGCCAGGGCCTGCTGACTGACCGTCAGGCCAACCAGAAGGGCGTGGGTGGGGAAGTCCTCGCCTACGTCTGGTGA
- the rplF gene encoding 50S ribosomal protein L6, with the protein MSRIGKLPVPVPAGVNVQIDGATVNVQGPKGSLSHTVIAPITVQQGEGVLDVIRPDDERLSKAYHGLSRTLINNMVVGVTEGYEKKLEIVGVGYRVISKGPTQLEFQLGYSHVIIFDAPEGITFVVESPTKLGVVGIDKQLVGEVAANIRKLRKPEPYKGKGVRYSGEHVRRKVGKAGK; encoded by the coding sequence ATGTCGCGCATCGGCAAGCTCCCCGTCCCGGTCCCCGCGGGCGTCAATGTCCAGATCGACGGCGCCACCGTGAACGTCCAGGGCCCCAAGGGCAGCCTGAGCCACACGGTGATCGCCCCGATCACTGTCCAGCAGGGTGAGGGCGTCCTCGACGTCATCCGCCCCGACGACGAGCGGTTGTCCAAGGCCTACCACGGTCTGTCCCGCACGCTGATCAACAACATGGTGGTCGGCGTCACCGAGGGTTACGAGAAGAAGCTCGAGATCGTCGGCGTGGGTTACCGCGTCATCTCGAAGGGCCCGACCCAGCTGGAGTTCCAGCTCGGTTACTCCCACGTGATCATCTTCGACGCTCCGGAAGGCATCACCTTCGTGGTGGAAAGCCCCACGAAGCTCGGTGTGGTCGGAATCGACAAGCAGTTGGTCGGCGAGGTTGCCGCCAACATCCGCAAGCTTCGCAAGCCCGAGCCGTACAAGGGCAAGGGTGTCCGGTACTCCGGCGAACACGTCCGCCGCAAGGTCGGAAAGGCTGGTAAGTGA